In Pseudobythopirellula maris, a single window of DNA contains:
- the dnaB gene encoding replicative DNA helicase — protein sequence MAMPDSQQHRTDRPDRGQGRDGQRREWGQDDSRQQTSVMDRQMPQSLEAERAVLCSLLLLPETCDEVALVLKEDDFLDDANRRIYAHMMEMHTDGQAVDVMLLVQRLRDSGEYEAIGGAPYLAEVGQAVATAAHAEHYAHIVREKATLRALIHAGTDILKDAYDPSGEPRQVLARAEEKVFAILEEKEQGKLASIRDVLHESLARIDARMKQDEAMSGVETGFDDFDEMTGGFHGSELIILAARPSMGKTALALNMVEHAAIECGKPTLFVSLEMAALELGDRLLCSRAKVNSHRLRNGQLKPDEQRRLIQTAAEISTAPLYIDDSPSRTMTEIAAAARRLKRREGLGLITIDYLQLIDPDNARDPRQEQVAKIARRLKGLARELDVPVLCLGQLNRQVESSRDNKPQLSHLRESGAIEQDADVVMFVHREEYYQTNEEDRERCRGEADLLIRKQRNGPVGDVKLTWLHDYTRFTNRAPEQFDEFSGYSEDF from the coding sequence ATGGCCATGCCCGACTCGCAGCAGCACCGCACCGACCGCCCCGACCGAGGCCAGGGACGCGACGGACAACGGCGTGAATGGGGTCAGGACGATTCGCGACAGCAGACGAGCGTGATGGATCGTCAGATGCCGCAGAGCCTCGAGGCCGAGCGGGCGGTCCTCTGCAGCTTGCTGCTGCTGCCCGAGACGTGCGACGAGGTGGCGTTGGTCCTCAAGGAGGACGATTTCCTCGACGACGCCAACCGGCGGATCTACGCCCACATGATGGAGATGCACACCGACGGCCAAGCGGTCGACGTGATGCTCTTGGTCCAGCGGCTGCGTGACTCGGGCGAGTACGAGGCGATCGGCGGGGCGCCGTATCTTGCCGAGGTGGGCCAGGCCGTGGCCACCGCCGCCCACGCCGAGCACTACGCCCACATCGTCCGCGAAAAGGCGACCCTAAGGGCGTTGATCCACGCCGGCACGGACATCCTGAAGGACGCCTACGACCCGAGCGGCGAGCCCCGCCAGGTGCTGGCGCGCGCCGAGGAGAAGGTGTTCGCCATCCTCGAGGAGAAGGAGCAGGGCAAGCTCGCCTCGATCCGCGACGTGCTGCACGAGTCGCTCGCCCGGATCGACGCCCGCATGAAGCAAGACGAAGCGATGAGCGGCGTCGAGACCGGCTTCGACGACTTCGACGAGATGACGGGCGGCTTCCACGGCTCGGAGCTGATCATCCTGGCGGCCCGGCCCTCGATGGGAAAAACGGCGCTCGCGCTCAACATGGTCGAGCACGCGGCGATCGAGTGCGGCAAGCCCACGCTGTTTGTCAGTCTCGAAATGGCGGCCCTCGAGCTGGGTGACCGCTTGCTCTGCTCGCGCGCCAAAGTGAACAGCCACCGCCTGCGCAACGGCCAGCTGAAGCCCGACGAGCAGCGTCGGCTGATCCAGACCGCCGCCGAGATCAGCACCGCGCCGCTGTACATCGACGACTCGCCGAGCCGCACGATGACGGAGATCGCCGCGGCGGCCCGCCGCCTGAAGCGTCGCGAAGGGCTCGGGCTGATCACGATCGACTACCTGCAGCTGATCGACCCGGACAACGCCCGCGACCCCCGGCAGGAGCAGGTGGCCAAGATCGCCCGCCGCCTGAAGGGCCTGGCGCGTGAGCTCGACGTGCCGGTCCTCTGCCTGGGGCAGCTCAACCGCCAGGTCGAGTCGTCGCGCGACAACAAGCCGCAGCTGAGCCACCTGCGTGAGTCGGGCGCCATCGAGCAGGACGCCGACGTCGTGATGTTCGTCCACCGCGAGGAGTATTACCAAACGAACGAGGAAGACCGCGAACGCTGCCGCGGCGAGGCCGACCTGCTGATCCGCAAGCAGCGTAACGGCCCGGTGGGCGACGTGAAGCTCACTTGGCTGCACGACTACACGCGGTTCACCAATCGCGCGCCGGAGCAGTTCGACGAGTTCTCGGGATACTCGGAAGATTTCTGA